From the Xylella fastidiosa genome, the window GTACGTAATAGTCGGGTTGGCAGGTGGCAAATTCGCGTGACCAGTTGATCGCATAGCCCAGAGATTTGAGTTGGGTGCGCATGCGTTCAATGTTTTTATAGGTCCATTGCGCTGGAGCCACTTTGTTTTTGATGGCCGCGTTTTCGGCTGGTAGACCGAACGCATCCCAACCCATCGGCTGTAGTACGTTGTGGCCGGTCATGCGTTTGTAGCGGCTGATCACGTCCCCGATGGTGTAGTTGCGGACATGGCCCATGTGTAATGCGCCGGATGGATAGGGGAGCATCGACAGACAGTAGTATTTGGGCTTGTTGGAGTGTTCGTTGACTTCAAAGGCGTGTGTGGAGTCCCAATAGTGCTGTGCGGTGGATTCGATCCGTTGCGGATCGTAGGTGTTGGCTTCTGTGGGCATGAGAGGGGATGCGTGGAACAGCACAAGGCATAACAGCGTACCGCAGCTTGGCGGATGGCTCCATATTCGATGGGTGGGGGCACGTGCTCAGGTGGGGGAGTGTGTGTTGTTTTTGGATACTGATCGTGTTGTTGAGTTAGGACCTTCAGGGTGATGAGGTGGGCCAGCGCCAGCCTGCCAGCATTAACCAGAGCAGCCAAGCGGCAAAACCGATGTGTTGCGCCAAGCCAGGATGCAAGCGTTCGGCAGGTCCGAATGAGCTCGCTGCGACGATCAAGCCAGCAATGCATGTGGCCCATGTCAGCATCACCACGCCTGGTCTGGATAACAGTGCGAAGGTTAGCAGTGCTGTGGCTGTACAAAAGGCGATCCCCCACAGGAGCCATACAGTGGCGTGGTATTGGGTGGTACGTCCCTCTAGTTCGCCTATGTCCAGTGGGAGGATTCCCATCGCAGCAAAAGCCAGTCCTGAGAGCATCACCAGTTGTATGCCGATGCGCAACGCCCAACTGGCATGTTGCATTGGGCGTGTCATCAGGTAGGTTGCCAGGACTGCTGCGAGTAAACCGGGGAGGAGAAATCCGAATAGGTTGAATGCATTCGCGTTGGGGATGCCTGGTGCGCCGAGTAGGGCGACTGGATGTAGCAGGTGTTGGTACCCTGGCAGTGCGAGTGCGAAGCCGGTGACCGATGCGGTGAAGAGGGCTGCTGCTATCGTGCCTGTGCTCCGCCAGATTGTTTCAAGATGCATGGTTTTTCCTCTGGTGTCTGCGCTGTATTAGCAGCGCGCCGAAATTGGATTGTCGTGTGTGTCCGTCATCAGGTGAACCTCTGACCTTGTATCGGTCTGATGTGTCACCATTAATTCATCATCATCAATTGATAGAAGAGTCTTTGGTTATGTCCGATAAATCCCATGTATTTGATGTGACTGATGCGGATTTTGAGACCGCAGTGTTGAAGAGGTCTTTAGAGACTCCTGTATTGGTCGATTTTTGGGCGCCTTGGTGTGCTCCGTGCCGCTCGCTGATTCCGATTTTGGAGAAGTTGGTCGCCGAATATCGTGGTGGGTTTGAGCTGGCGAAGATCAATGTGGATCAGGAGCAGCAAGTGGCTGCGGCGTTGCAGGTCCGCTCGGTTCCAATGGTGTATCTGGTCAAGGATGGGCAATTG encodes:
- a CDS encoding DUF998 domain-containing protein; translated protein: MHLETIWRSTGTIAAALFTASVTGFALALPGYQHLLHPVALLGAPGIPNANAFNLFGFLLPGLLAAVLATYLMTRPMQHASWALRIGIQLVMLSGLAFAAMGILPLDIGELEGRTTQYHATVWLLWGIAFCTATALLTFALLSRPGVVMLTWATCIAGLIVAASSFGPAERLHPGLAQHIGFAAWLLWLMLAGWRWPTSSP